In Meiothermus sp. QL-1, the sequence TCTCACGCGCGAGCACCGCCCCGCCCAGGATGGAGCCGTGGCCGCTGGCCCACTTGGTCAGGCTGTGGGTGACCACGTGGGCCCCGTGCTCGAGGGGCCGGGCCAGGGCCCCCACCGCCCCAAAAGTGTTATCCACGACCAAGGCCACTCCGCTTGTCTCGCAAAGCTCGGCCAGGCCCTCCAGATCGGGCAGCTCAAGGGAGGGGTTGCCTAGCACCTCCACAAAGACGGCCCGGGTCCTCTCGCCCAGCACGGCCCGCACCGCATCCACCTCGGGCGGCACGAATTGCACCCGCACATCGAAAAGCCCCAGCACCTGGTTCAAAAGGCCCACCGTGCCGCCAAAAAGCCCGGGGCTCGCCACAATCTCATCCCCCGCTCGCACCAGGGCCAAAAGCGCAGCAAAGCTGGCTGCCTGCCCCGAGGCCAAAGCCACCGCCCCAAGCGCCCCCTCCAGCGCCGCCACGCGGGCCTCGAGCGCCGCCACGGTGGGGTTTTGAATCCGGGTGTAGGTGTAGCCCTGGTTGGTGGCGAACCGGTGGGCGCCATCCTCCAGGCCATCGAAGGCATAGGCCGCCGCTGCATAGATGGGGAGGCCCACCGCGTGGTGGGGATCATCCTCGGGAAGACCGCTCAACACCGCCAGACTGGCAAACTCCATAGGGACCCTCCTGTTGAAGAAGGGTTGCACCCTTCTTCCATCTTCCCCCAGGGCTTGCGCTGTGCCTAGCGACCCCAGGGACGGACTTGGCACCAGGCGCGGGGGCATCCCGGTAATGGGCGGGGCCTCCCGCAGGTTGCCGCAGCTTCATCGGGCCGTTCCCTCCGCTGCTCTGGATAGAAGAAACGCTTGCCAGAAAGGCAAGGTTCCCCGTCATGGTAGGGAGTCCTGGGGGGTATGTCAATCCCCTGGGTTTGTACCAAACCCCGCGCCCCACACCCTGCCCAACGAGAGAGGGGGCCTGGTCCTGGAGCCAGTTGGGCCTCGCAAGGAGGCGGCCTGTAGACGAGCAGGCCCCGCGTGAGCTGAGGCTGGCCTGGAGCTGGGGTTTTCCTTTTGGCTCGTGGTTAAGGAATTTGTAAGCCCGGCTGGGCTACCTTCAAAGTGCGATTTTAGAGAAAAGAGG encodes:
- a CDS encoding O-acetylhomoserine aminocarboxypropyltransferase/cysteine synthase family protein; translated protein: MEFASLAVLSGLPEDDPHHAVGLPIYAAAAYAFDGLEDGAHRFATNQGYTYTRIQNPTVAALEARVAALEGALGAVALASGQAASFAALLALVRAGDEIVASPGLFGGTVGLLNQVLGLFDVRVQFVPPEVDAVRAVLGERTRAVFVEVLGNPSLELPDLEGLAELCETSGVALVVDNTFGAVGALARPLEHGAHVVTHSLTKWASGHGSILGGAVLARETALWQRYPQFAQRDAQGRVPWEEFGPRCFLERVRQLGLSLGGMVLSPFNAYLLFQGLETVQLRVERASQTALQVARWLGEQPQVAWVRYPGLPEDPAHPRALRYLRGGFGSILTFGLRGGIPAVSRFMAHLRILQAPNVGDARTLAVHPWTTTHSRISEPARRAAGVGPEMVRLSVGLESPADLQAMLAEALVKLEQVAYED